A genomic window from bacterium includes:
- a CDS encoding T9SS type A sorting domain-containing protein, with protein MISERKWKTGGVSLLSVLLVIFLSVTASAGSWPAEAQLEGLSQKQTDARLDQTEFADWTILHSPILTAPVLGFGPPVDVPGGNAQAALAQVVSATGTHTEFELASIHVSRQLSRAFFRELRLGLPVLSGRADIVLNRRGQLMRWSLRTHDDWPIVDSHLLGMDAAATTLAMEADYTVWENDAEQSFSAWYPDVAARVLRPVYWIRVAGPMADERREGIVDAVTGEIIRDWPGIQTDVVSGTVRGPYRQPYDFSDFQIAPHAHATVTINGTPVTTTANGEFSREAGSAAELQAELRGPYVYAQNDDGPNGLMTLSLTAPFAPLAWEWTTQYAAEPELNLFYHTTFIHDWYKVLDPDFDALDYPLPAVANYGHAYDNAFWNGYGTYYGSGGLNHNFAMFSDVIYHEYTHGVTDGIYPPGTLPYIDQPGALNEAWSDYIAATINGDPYMAEWIQGVFNSWFRNLNNNLVYPRNWFGEVHYDSQFISAALWEMRQTLGAEVTDDLAHFARYALAETFLDYLIAVLEEDDDDGDLSNGTPHATVIYAAFGRHGIGPGDDPHFAIEDFSYYADGRGASVGDGDRFIEGAETIELVFTVRNDVVLFPPPATNVQVTVHSDDASLTIENGVQTVAELGPQETFSPVPVLIHVHNGAVDHWAVVTISISANGGSATFEHSFEFTTGTPHLLIVRDDPVTEVENFVSRALRAQDRIYDQADLSSGESLSMSLLPQPGLVIWLSGNSQGNIITAQDQALLADYITQENRVVLSGQNIADELTQTDFGRNVLQVDIESENLVSFAVTASSAPLQPGEWFLVTGTDGAANQTEETSFLPFGSSRGIATYGRSGTGPIAAVEFANGRGLLFGFGIEAVSGMGAGSTDMAGLMDRLFAWAADVLPVDEPQTETRALPNAVSIGPAYPNPFNGQTTIEYALPSALGGELVIFDLMGRAVESRRLSESVGKASWSPSTASGTYFAQIRWDGGQSRPIKLQFIR; from the coding sequence ATGATTTCGGAACGCAAGTGGAAAACCGGCGGGGTGAGTTTGTTGTCCGTACTGCTGGTGATATTCCTCAGTGTGACGGCTTCGGCCGGCTCATGGCCGGCGGAAGCTCAACTTGAAGGGCTATCTCAGAAGCAGACCGATGCACGACTCGATCAGACTGAGTTTGCGGATTGGACGATCCTGCATTCACCCATCCTCACCGCGCCCGTCTTGGGATTCGGCCCGCCGGTGGACGTGCCGGGTGGAAACGCTCAGGCTGCGCTGGCGCAAGTTGTATCGGCGACGGGGACTCATACCGAGTTCGAGCTTGCCAGCATACATGTAAGTCGCCAACTGAGCCGGGCGTTCTTCCGCGAGCTGCGATTGGGTTTGCCGGTCCTATCCGGGCGGGCGGATATCGTTTTAAATCGTCGCGGACAACTCATGAGGTGGAGTCTGCGCACTCATGACGACTGGCCAATCGTAGATTCCCATCTGCTGGGAATGGATGCGGCCGCCACGACTCTGGCGATGGAAGCGGATTATACGGTGTGGGAAAATGATGCGGAGCAGTCTTTCTCGGCGTGGTATCCGGACGTGGCGGCTCGCGTTCTGCGGCCCGTCTATTGGATTCGAGTTGCGGGCCCGATGGCGGATGAACGCCGGGAAGGAATCGTGGATGCGGTCACGGGCGAGATCATTCGCGACTGGCCGGGAATTCAGACGGACGTGGTTTCGGGAACGGTACGGGGACCCTACCGGCAACCCTACGATTTCAGCGATTTTCAGATTGCCCCTCACGCTCACGCGACGGTCACAATCAACGGGACTCCGGTTACGACGACTGCAAACGGAGAATTTTCACGGGAAGCGGGAAGCGCCGCCGAACTTCAGGCGGAGCTTCGCGGGCCGTACGTCTATGCTCAGAACGATGACGGACCTAACGGGCTCATGACCCTGTCATTGACCGCGCCGTTCGCTCCGCTCGCCTGGGAGTGGACTACCCAATACGCCGCCGAACCCGAACTCAACCTGTTCTATCACACGACGTTCATTCACGACTGGTACAAAGTCTTGGATCCGGATTTCGATGCGTTGGATTATCCGCTGCCAGCGGTAGCCAACTACGGACACGCCTACGACAACGCGTTCTGGAACGGCTACGGCACATATTACGGCTCCGGCGGGCTGAACCACAACTTCGCCATGTTCAGCGACGTGATCTATCATGAATACACGCACGGCGTGACCGACGGCATCTATCCGCCGGGCACATTGCCGTACATTGATCAGCCGGGAGCGCTCAACGAAGCGTGGTCGGATTACATTGCGGCGACCATCAACGGCGATCCCTACATGGCCGAGTGGATTCAAGGTGTATTCAACAGTTGGTTCCGGAACCTGAACAACAACCTGGTCTATCCGCGAAACTGGTTTGGCGAAGTTCACTATGATAGTCAGTTCATCTCGGCGGCACTATGGGAGATGCGGCAGACTCTCGGAGCAGAGGTGACGGATGATCTCGCTCATTTTGCGCGCTATGCTCTGGCGGAAACGTTTCTTGACTACTTGATCGCCGTGCTTGAAGAGGACGATGATGACGGGGATCTAAGCAACGGTACCCCTCATGCCACGGTGATTTATGCGGCCTTTGGTCGGCACGGGATCGGGCCGGGCGATGATCCTCATTTCGCGATCGAAGACTTCAGCTACTACGCCGACGGGCGAGGCGCCAGTGTCGGTGACGGAGACCGTTTCATCGAAGGGGCGGAAACCATCGAGCTGGTTTTCACGGTGCGGAACGACGTCGTGCTCTTTCCGCCACCGGCTACGAACGTGCAGGTCACCGTGCACTCGGACGACGCGAGTCTTACGATTGAGAATGGAGTTCAAACGGTAGCCGAGCTTGGTCCGCAGGAAACCTTCTCGCCGGTTCCCGTCCTGATTCACGTCCACAACGGCGCGGTGGATCACTGGGCCGTTGTTACGATCAGCATCTCGGCGAATGGCGGCAGTGCGACGTTTGAGCATTCATTCGAGTTCACGACGGGAACACCCCATCTGCTGATTGTGCGCGACGATCCCGTGACCGAAGTCGAGAATTTCGTAAGCCGGGCACTGCGTGCTCAAGATCGGATCTACGACCAGGCCGATCTGAGTTCCGGTGAATCCCTCTCGATGTCGCTGTTGCCGCAGCCGGGTTTGGTCATCTGGCTTTCGGGAAACTCGCAAGGCAACATCATTACGGCTCAGGATCAGGCGCTACTCGCCGACTACATCACCCAGGAGAATCGGGTGGTGCTGTCGGGACAGAACATTGCCGATGAGCTCACCCAAACGGACTTCGGTCGCAACGTCCTGCAGGTGGATATCGAATCCGAGAATCTGGTGAGTTTTGCGGTGACGGCTTCGTCCGCTCCGCTTCAGCCCGGTGAGTGGTTTCTGGTGACGGGAACAGACGGAGCGGCAAATCAGACGGAAGAAACGTCCTTCCTGCCGTTCGGATCGAGCCGGGGAATTGCCACCTATGGCCGCAGCGGCACCGGCCCCATCGCCGCGGTGGAGTTCGCAAACGGACGGGGACTTCTGTTCGGATTCGGGATCGAAGCGGTTTCGGGAATGGGAGCGGGTTCCACGGATATGGCGGGTCTGATGGACCGGCTGTTCGCGTGGGCGGCGGACGTGCTTCCGGTGGATGAGCCACAGACCGAGACGCGAGCGTTGCCCAACGCGGTATCCATCGGTCCGGCCTATCCCAATCCGTTCAACGGCCAGACGACGATTGAGTATGCGTTGCCGTCGGCGCTCGGTGGAGAGCTGGTGATCTTCGATCTGATGGGGCGCGCCGTCGAATCGCGCCGCTTATCGGAATCCGTCGGCAAGGCATCGTGGTCGCCGAGCACGGCTTCAGGAACGTATTTCGCACAGATTCGATGGGACGGAGGACAGAGTCGGCCGATCAAGCTACAGTTCATTCGATAG